The Streptomyces sp. Je 1-332 genome has a window encoding:
- a CDS encoding helix-turn-helix transcriptional regulator: MVRTPLTPEERERGERLGRLLRSARGERSMVEVAASAGLSAETLRKIETGRAPTPAFFTVSALAVTLGLSLDEVAETCALVPLAPA, translated from the coding sequence ATGGTGCGGACCCCCCTGACCCCTGAGGAGCGCGAACGCGGCGAGCGGCTCGGCCGTCTCCTGCGGTCGGCGCGTGGCGAGCGGAGCATGGTGGAGGTGGCCGCGAGCGCCGGCCTCTCCGCCGAGACGCTCCGCAAGATCGAGACGGGGCGGGCCCCCACGCCCGCGTTCTTCACCGTGTCGGCGCTCGCCGTGACCCTCGGCCTTTCGCTGGACGAGGTCGCCGAGACGTGCGCGCTGGTGCCGCTCGCACCGGCCTGA
- a CDS encoding ergot alkaloid biosynthesis protein, protein MRFLITGGTGTTGSRVAAALTDQGMYVRTGSRTPAPGTHQVRFDWTDPTTHGPALTGTDGIHTDGIYLVPPIGDSAPARLMVPFLERALEAGVRRFVLLSSSAIAEGDPGVGEVHRALRQLAPEWAVLRPSWFMQNFVAPGHLHVESIRTADEIVTATGQGRVAFVDADDIAAVAVRALTDERPHNTAHLITGPEALSYADVAEVVSKVSGRPIRHRPVPVAEFTERLAAIGVPEAFARMLAAMDDDIAHGSEDRVDPAVQRITGRPARAFADFAAEHAPEWGRPR, encoded by the coding sequence ATGCGCTTCCTGATCACCGGCGGCACCGGCACCACCGGCAGCCGCGTGGCGGCCGCCCTGACCGACCAGGGCATGTACGTGCGCACCGGAAGCCGCACCCCGGCGCCGGGCACCCACCAGGTCCGCTTCGACTGGACCGACCCCACCACGCACGGCCCCGCCCTCACCGGCACGGACGGCATCCACACGGACGGCATCTATCTGGTGCCGCCCATCGGGGATTCCGCACCCGCCCGACTGATGGTGCCGTTCCTGGAACGCGCGCTGGAGGCGGGTGTGCGGCGCTTCGTGCTGCTGAGCTCCTCAGCGATCGCCGAGGGAGACCCCGGGGTCGGCGAAGTCCATCGAGCCCTGCGTCAACTGGCTCCCGAGTGGGCGGTGTTGCGCCCCTCGTGGTTCATGCAGAACTTCGTCGCCCCGGGCCATCTCCACGTCGAGAGCATCCGCACCGCGGATGAGATCGTGACGGCCACCGGGCAAGGACGCGTGGCCTTCGTCGACGCGGACGACATCGCGGCCGTCGCCGTAAGAGCCCTGACGGACGAGCGGCCGCACAACACGGCCCACCTGATCACAGGGCCGGAAGCGCTCAGTTACGCGGACGTGGCGGAGGTCGTGTCCAAGGTCTCGGGGCGCCCGATCCGCCACCGCCCCGTCCCGGTCGCGGAGTTCACTGAACGGCTCGCAGCCATCGGCGTACCCGAGGCGTTCGCGCGGATGCTGGCCGCCATGGACGACGACATCGCGCACGGCTCCGAGGACCGTGTGGACCCCGCGGTGCAGCGGATCACCGGCCGGCCGGCTCGCGCCTTCGCGGACTTCGCCGCCGAACACGCCCCCGAGTGGGGCCGCCCGCGGTGA
- a CDS encoding nuclear transport factor 2 family protein, with translation MTTNASATDVFTRSLDLLLAKDIDGWVALWAPDGVFEFPFALPGAPRRLVGRDAVRGYMADYPDHIDLRSFEDLTVHRTDDPETIVVELRGTGLAVATGRPFDMPYIQVVTVHEGQITRFRDYWNGALAADAFDGEIPVGAAHAGEGR, from the coding sequence ATGACGACGAACGCATCAGCGACCGACGTATTCACCCGCTCACTCGACCTCCTGCTCGCCAAGGACATCGACGGCTGGGTCGCCCTCTGGGCGCCGGACGGAGTCTTCGAGTTCCCCTTCGCGCTCCCCGGGGCCCCGCGCCGACTCGTCGGCCGTGACGCCGTACGCGGATACATGGCCGACTACCCCGACCACATCGACCTGCGGAGCTTCGAGGACCTGACCGTCCACCGCACCGATGACCCCGAGACCATCGTCGTGGAGCTGCGCGGCACCGGCCTGGCGGTCGCCACCGGGCGCCCCTTCGACATGCCGTACATCCAGGTCGTCACCGTCCATGAGGGGCAGATCACGCGCTTTCGCGACTACTGGAACGGCGCGTTGGCGGCTGACGCCTTCGACGGGGAGATCCCCGTGGGCGCCGCCCACGCCGGAGAGGGCCGCTGA
- a CDS encoding TetR/AcrR family transcriptional regulator — translation MAAARKERADSVRNRAALLAAAARLFKDADDPDGVKMADIAQAAGAGKGTVFRHFSDRLGLVRALVVEETQQLREQVTDGPPPLGPGTPVAERLPALMAALLDLKLDQRALMLALERAGAGSPYLNPAYDLWHSEVAGMLSGVHRREDADYLAHTLLAAVRSDLVEHLTSQGAAPGQLHAGLRTLCASVLAHGAGGGV, via the coding sequence ATGGCCGCCGCCCGCAAGGAGCGAGCCGACTCCGTCCGCAACAGGGCAGCGTTGCTGGCCGCCGCCGCCCGGCTGTTCAAGGACGCCGACGACCCCGACGGCGTCAAGATGGCCGACATCGCCCAGGCCGCCGGGGCCGGCAAAGGCACGGTCTTCCGGCATTTCTCCGACCGGCTCGGCCTGGTCCGGGCGCTGGTCGTCGAGGAGACGCAGCAACTGCGCGAGCAGGTCACCGACGGTCCGCCGCCGCTCGGACCCGGCACGCCGGTGGCCGAGCGGCTGCCCGCGCTCATGGCCGCGCTCCTCGACCTCAAGCTCGACCAGCGCGCGCTGATGCTGGCCCTGGAGCGGGCGGGGGCCGGCAGTCCTTACCTCAATCCGGCGTACGACCTCTGGCACTCCGAAGTCGCCGGGATGCTGTCCGGCGTACACCGTCGCGAGGACGCCGACTACCTCGCGCACACCCTGCTCGCCGCCGTCCGCAGTGACCTGGTCGAGCACCTGACCAGTCAGGGTGCCGCCCCCGGGCAACTGCACGCGGGGCTGCGCACGCTCTGCGCCTCCGTTCTCGCTCACGGCGCGGGCGGCGGCGTGTGA
- a CDS encoding nitrilase-related carbon-nitrogen hydrolase, with protein sequence MANVVRAALVQATWTGDTESMIAKHEEHAREAARQGAKIIGFQEVFNAPYFCQVQEPEHYRWAEPVPDGPTVTRMQELARETGMVVVVPVFEVEQSGFYFNTAAVIDSDGSYLGKYRKHHIPQVKGFWEKYYFKPGNAGWPVFETAVGKVGVYICYDRHFPEGWRQLGLNGAQIVYNPSATSRGLSAYLWQLEQPAAAVANEYFVAAINRVGVEEYGDNDFYGTSYFVDPRGQFVGERASDKTEELVVRDLDLGLIEEVRQQWAFYRDRRPDAYEGLVQP encoded by the coding sequence ATGGCCAACGTCGTACGCGCCGCACTCGTCCAGGCGACCTGGACAGGCGACACCGAATCCATGATTGCCAAGCACGAGGAGCACGCCCGCGAGGCGGCCCGCCAGGGTGCGAAGATCATCGGCTTCCAGGAAGTGTTCAACGCCCCCTACTTCTGCCAGGTGCAGGAGCCCGAGCACTACCGGTGGGCCGAACCCGTGCCGGACGGGCCCACGGTCACGCGGATGCAGGAACTCGCCCGCGAGACCGGCATGGTCGTCGTCGTCCCTGTCTTCGAGGTCGAGCAGTCCGGGTTCTACTTCAACACCGCCGCCGTCATCGACTCCGACGGCTCGTATCTCGGCAAGTACCGCAAGCACCACATCCCCCAGGTCAAGGGCTTCTGGGAGAAGTACTACTTCAAGCCGGGGAACGCCGGCTGGCCGGTCTTCGAGACGGCGGTCGGCAAGGTCGGCGTCTACATCTGCTACGACCGCCACTTCCCCGAGGGCTGGCGCCAGCTCGGCCTGAACGGCGCCCAGATCGTCTACAACCCCTCCGCCACGTCCCGCGGCCTCTCCGCCTACCTCTGGCAGCTGGAACAGCCCGCCGCGGCCGTCGCCAACGAGTACTTCGTCGCCGCCATCAACCGCGTGGGCGTCGAGGAGTACGGCGACAACGACTTCTACGGCACCTCGTACTTCGTCGACCCGCGCGGGCAGTTCGTCGGCGAGCGGGCGAGCGACAAGACCGAGGAACTCGTCGTCAGGGACCTGGACTTGGGGCTCATCGAGGAAGTACGCCAGCAGTGGGCGTTCTACCGGGACCGCCGCCCCGACGCGTACGAAGGACTGGTACAGCCGTGA
- a CDS encoding aspartate aminotransferase family protein has product MSDLHTRHKAVLPEWLALYYADPLEITHGDGRRVWDADGRQYLDFFGGILTTMTAHALPEVTKAVSEQAGQIIHSSTLYLNRPMIDLAERVAGLSGIPDARVFFTTSGTEANDTALLLATAHRRSNQILAMRNSYHGRSFTTVGITGNNSWSPTSLSPLQTLYVHGGVRSRGPYAALSDAEFIEACVADLRDMLGQARGGVAALIAEPIQGVGGFTSPPDGLYAAFREVLWEHGVLWISDEVQTGWGRTGDHFWGWQAHAASGPPDILTFAKGIGNGMSIGGVVASAEVMNSLDSNSISTFGGSPVTMAAGLANLTYLLEHDLQGNARRVGGLLIERLRAICAQLPVVREVRGRGLMIGIELVNPVTGEADPRAAGAVLEAAREGGLLIGKGGGHDTSVLRVAPPLSLTVAEAEEGAAILEQALRSV; this is encoded by the coding sequence GTGAGTGACCTCCACACCCGCCACAAGGCCGTCCTGCCCGAATGGCTCGCCCTCTACTACGCCGACCCGCTGGAGATCACCCACGGCGATGGCCGCCGCGTCTGGGACGCCGACGGCAGGCAGTACCTCGACTTCTTCGGCGGCATCCTCACCACCATGACCGCCCACGCGCTGCCCGAGGTCACCAAAGCGGTCAGCGAGCAGGCCGGGCAGATCATCCACTCGTCCACGCTCTACCTCAACCGGCCGATGATCGACCTCGCCGAGCGGGTCGCCGGACTCTCCGGCATCCCGGACGCCCGGGTCTTCTTCACCACGTCGGGCACCGAGGCCAACGACACGGCCCTGCTCCTGGCGACCGCGCACCGCCGCTCGAACCAGATCCTGGCCATGCGCAACAGCTACCACGGCCGCTCCTTCACGACCGTCGGCATCACCGGCAACAACTCCTGGTCGCCGACCAGCCTCTCGCCGCTCCAGACGCTGTACGTGCACGGCGGCGTCCGCAGCCGCGGGCCGTACGCCGCGCTGAGCGACGCCGAGTTCATCGAGGCCTGCGTCGCCGATCTCAGGGACATGCTCGGGCAGGCGCGCGGGGGAGTGGCGGCGCTGATCGCGGAGCCCATCCAGGGGGTCGGCGGCTTCACCTCACCACCGGACGGGCTCTACGCCGCGTTCCGCGAAGTGCTGTGGGAGCACGGCGTCCTGTGGATCTCGGACGAGGTGCAGACCGGCTGGGGGCGCACCGGTGACCACTTCTGGGGCTGGCAGGCGCACGCGGCCAGTGGCCCGCCGGACATCCTCACCTTCGCCAAGGGGATCGGCAACGGCATGTCCATCGGCGGTGTCGTCGCGAGCGCCGAGGTCATGAACTCCCTTGACTCCAACTCCATTTCGACGTTCGGCGGCTCACCGGTCACCATGGCGGCGGGCCTCGCCAACCTCACGTATCTCCTGGAACACGACCTCCAGGGAAACGCGCGCCGGGTCGGCGGTCTGCTCATCGAGCGGCTGCGCGCCATCTGCGCCCAGCTGCCCGTCGTACGCGAAGTGCGCGGCCGGGGCCTGATGATCGGCATCGAGCTGGTCAACCCCGTCACGGGCGAGGCCGATCCGCGGGCGGCCGGCGCCGTGCTCGAAGCGGCCCGGGAAGGCGGACTCCTCATCGGCAAGGGCGGCGGCCACGACACCAGCGTCCTGCGCGTCGCCCCGCCGCTCTCGCTGACCGTGGCGGAGGCGGAAGAGGGGGCGGCGATCCTCGAACAGGCGCTGCGGAGCGTCTAG
- the hydA gene encoding dihydropyrimidinase translates to MSTRTLIRGGLVITAAEETHADVLIEDGRIAALAAHGSGAAEAWTADRVIDASHKYVIPGGVDAHTHMDFPFGGTFSSDDFETGTRAAAWGGTTTIVDFAVQTKGQALRAGLDAWYAKADGKCAIDYGFHMILSDVNERTLKEMDHLIEEGVSSFKLFTAYPGVFFSDDGQILRAMQRAAVNGGLIMTHAENGLAIDVLVEQALARGETDPRYHGEVRKSLLEAEATHRVIKLAQVAGAPVYVVHVSAQEAVAELARARDEGLPVFGETCPQYLFLSTDNLAEPDFEGSKYVCSTPLRPREHQAALWRGLRTNDLQVVSTDHCPFCFVGQKELGRGDFSKIPNGLPGVENRMDLLHQAVVDGHISRRRWIEIACASPARMFGLYGKKGTIAPGADADVVIYDPTAEQIMSAETHHMNVDYSAYEGKHVMGQVETVLSRGEVVIDQRKFTGHAGHGAYVPRGTTQYLG, encoded by the coding sequence ATGAGCACCCGCACCCTGATCCGCGGCGGACTCGTCATCACCGCCGCCGAAGAGACCCACGCCGACGTGCTGATAGAGGACGGCAGGATCGCCGCGCTCGCCGCGCACGGCTCGGGCGCCGCCGAGGCCTGGACCGCGGACCGCGTCATCGACGCCTCCCACAAGTACGTGATCCCGGGCGGGGTCGACGCGCACACGCACATGGACTTCCCCTTCGGAGGGACCTTCTCGTCCGACGACTTCGAGACGGGTACCCGGGCCGCGGCCTGGGGCGGCACCACGACCATCGTGGACTTCGCCGTGCAGACGAAGGGGCAGGCGCTGCGCGCGGGCCTCGACGCCTGGTACGCGAAGGCGGACGGCAAGTGCGCGATCGACTACGGCTTCCACATGATTCTCTCGGACGTCAACGAGAGGACCCTGAAGGAGATGGACCACCTCATCGAGGAGGGGGTCAGTTCCTTCAAGCTCTTCACCGCCTACCCCGGCGTCTTCTTCAGCGACGACGGGCAGATCCTGCGGGCGATGCAGCGGGCTGCCGTGAACGGCGGGCTGATCATGACGCACGCGGAGAACGGCCTCGCCATCGACGTCCTGGTGGAGCAGGCCCTCGCCCGCGGCGAGACGGACCCGCGCTACCACGGCGAGGTGCGCAAGTCGCTCCTGGAGGCGGAGGCGACGCACCGGGTGATCAAGCTCGCCCAGGTGGCGGGCGCTCCGGTGTACGTGGTGCACGTGTCCGCGCAGGAAGCGGTGGCCGAGTTGGCCAGGGCGCGCGACGAGGGCCTGCCGGTGTTCGGCGAGACCTGCCCGCAGTATCTGTTCCTCTCCACGGACAACCTCGCGGAGCCCGACTTCGAGGGATCCAAGTACGTCTGCTCGACCCCGCTGCGGCCACGCGAGCACCAGGCGGCGCTCTGGCGCGGCCTGCGCACGAACGACCTCCAGGTGGTCTCCACGGACCACTGTCCCTTCTGCTTCGTCGGGCAGAAGGAGCTGGGCCGCGGGGACTTCTCCAAGATCCCGAACGGCCTCCCGGGCGTCGAGAACCGCATGGACCTCCTCCACCAGGCCGTCGTCGACGGGCACATCAGCCGCCGCCGCTGGATCGAGATCGCCTGCGCGAGCCCGGCCCGGATGTTCGGCCTCTACGGCAAGAAGGGCACGATCGCGCCGGGCGCGGACGCGGACGTCGTCATCTACGACCCGACCGCCGAGCAGATCATGTCGGCGGAGACACACCACATGAACGTCGACTACTCCGCGTACGAGGGCAAACACGTCATGGGTCAGGTGGAGACGGTCCTCTCCCGCGGTGAAGTGGTCATCGACCAGCGGAAGTTCACCGGGCACGCCGGGCACGGCGCGTACGTCCCGCGCGGCACCACCCAGTACCTCGGCTAG
- a CDS encoding TIGR03842 family LLM class F420-dependent oxidoreductase — protein MDFGLVLQTDPPAGQVISLMKRAERNGFRYGWTFDSAVLWQEPFVIYSQILANTDRLIVGPMVTNPGTRTWEVTASTFATLNDMYGNRTVCGIGRGDSAMRVAGRTPNTLARISEAMKVIRALASGEEADLGGTTIRFPWIGPDAQLPVWMAAYGPKALRMAGEEADGFILQLADPYLTETMVKAVRDAAAAAGRDPSSVKICVAAPAYLTEDDSPTALAHAREQCRWFGGMVGNHVADLVAKYGAHSDLVPEALTEYIKAREGYDYSHHGRADNPDTAFVPDDIVDRFCVIGTARQHSAKLTELKRLGVDQFALYAMHDARESVIDGYGDTVIPALR, from the coding sequence ATGGACTTCGGACTCGTCCTGCAGACCGATCCACCGGCCGGCCAGGTCATCAGCCTCATGAAGCGCGCCGAGCGAAACGGGTTCCGCTACGGCTGGACCTTCGACTCCGCCGTGCTGTGGCAGGAACCCTTCGTCATCTACAGCCAGATCCTGGCGAACACGGACCGGCTGATCGTCGGCCCGATGGTCACCAACCCGGGCACCCGCACCTGGGAGGTGACGGCCTCCACGTTCGCCACGCTCAACGACATGTACGGCAACCGCACGGTGTGCGGCATCGGGCGGGGCGACAGCGCGATGCGCGTGGCCGGCCGCACCCCGAACACCCTCGCCCGGATCAGCGAGGCGATGAAGGTCATCCGCGCACTGGCATCGGGCGAGGAGGCGGACCTGGGCGGCACGACCATCCGCTTTCCCTGGATCGGGCCGGACGCCCAACTCCCGGTGTGGATGGCCGCGTACGGACCCAAGGCGCTGAGGATGGCGGGCGAGGAGGCGGACGGCTTCATCCTTCAGCTCGCCGACCCGTATCTGACGGAGACGATGGTGAAGGCGGTCCGCGACGCCGCCGCCGCGGCGGGCCGTGACCCGTCCTCGGTGAAGATCTGCGTCGCCGCCCCCGCCTACCTCACGGAGGACGACTCACCCACCGCCCTTGCCCACGCCCGCGAGCAGTGCCGCTGGTTCGGCGGGATGGTCGGCAACCACGTCGCCGACCTGGTCGCCAAGTACGGCGCCCACTCGGACCTGGTCCCCGAGGCCCTCACCGAGTACATCAAGGCCCGCGAGGGTTACGACTACTCCCATCACGGCCGCGCCGACAACCCCGACACGGCCTTCGTCCCCGACGACATCGTGGACCGCTTCTGCGTCATCGGCACGGCACGCCAACACAGCGCCAAACTGACGGAGTTGAAGCGACTTGGCGTCGACCAGTTCGCGCTGTACGCGATGCATGACGCCCGCGAAAGCGTCATCGACGGGTACGGGGACACGGTCATCCCCGCTCTGAGGTGA
- a CDS encoding endonuclease/exonuclease/phosphatase family protein, translating to MATRVRVVTLNVWNSRGDAAARSALINAELRRLAPDLVAFQEVLPDQLPRLIAGTELHGTHQSQSAATAPPYADRCGRGHRTPGTPARPPPQDRLRPRRLPARAPTCLRPRAERLSRLRRADRRRRGQ from the coding sequence ATGGCGACGAGAGTGCGCGTCGTGACGCTGAACGTATGGAACAGCCGCGGTGACGCCGCCGCGCGGTCGGCACTGATCAACGCCGAGCTGCGCAGGCTCGCGCCGGATCTCGTCGCCTTCCAGGAGGTCCTGCCGGATCAACTGCCCCGTCTCATCGCGGGAACGGAGCTGCACGGCACCCATCAGTCGCAGAGCGCCGCCACGGCTCCGCCCTACGCGGACCGGTGCGGCCGAGGACATCGAACTCCTGGTACGCCAGCCCGGCCACCGCCGCAGGATCGACTACGTCCTCGTCGGCTCCCCGCACGCGCACCGACATGCCTTCGCCCGCGTGCGGAGCGCCTTTCTCGCCTTCGACGAGCCGATCGACGGCGTAGGGGCCAGTGA
- a CDS encoding YceI family protein, giving the protein MPTTISLGELTGAYVIDTAHTRIGFIARHAMSTRVRGEFTEYEGNAYLCGDQPSKSGAHLSIRAASLQTHHRQRDDQLRSTFLDTDSHPTLTFDSTEVEPVDETTYKVTGDLTIRGVTQPITMNVELTAAELDSRGDFRVGFLGSVTINRKDWGVNWNAATSVLVSPKVTLEFDVIAVRKARI; this is encoded by the coding sequence ATGCCCACCACGATCAGCCTCGGCGAGCTGACCGGCGCCTACGTCATCGACACCGCCCACACCCGGATCGGCTTCATCGCCCGGCACGCCATGTCCACCAGAGTGCGCGGGGAGTTCACGGAGTACGAGGGCAACGCGTACCTCTGCGGCGACCAGCCGTCGAAGTCCGGCGCCCACCTCTCGATTCGGGCGGCGAGTCTCCAGACCCACCACCGGCAGCGCGACGACCAGTTGCGCAGCACCTTCCTGGACACGGACAGCCATCCCACCCTCACCTTCGACTCGACCGAGGTGGAGCCGGTCGACGAGACCACCTACAAGGTCACCGGCGATCTGACCATCCGTGGGGTGACCCAACCGATCACGATGAACGTCGAGTTGACCGCCGCCGAGCTGGACTCGAGGGGTGATTTCCGGGTCGGCTTCCTGGGCAGCGTCACCATCAACCGCAAGGACTGGGGCGTGAACTGGAACGCCGCGACCTCGGTGCTCGTGAGCCCGAAGGTGACGCTGGAGTTCGACGTCATCGCGGTCCGGAAGGCCCGGATCTGA
- a CDS encoding carboxymuconolactone decarboxylase family protein, with the protein MQTRLDFLTNPVSAQAVKHLTAAGKALAGSTLPAAARELAMLRASQINGCGFCVDIHTKEALHAGESAVRLSLVAAWREATVFTDAERAALELAEQGTRIADAAGGVTDEAWADAAKHYDEDQLAALVSGISIINAFNRLNVFTQRPAGDYKGRPARLAGQLAVRATGRVT; encoded by the coding sequence ATGCAGACCCGTCTCGACTTCCTCACCAATCCGGTCTCGGCCCAGGCCGTCAAGCACCTGACCGCCGCGGGCAAGGCGCTCGCGGGCTCGACGCTGCCGGCCGCGGCGCGCGAACTGGCCATGCTCCGCGCCAGTCAGATCAACGGCTGCGGCTTCTGTGTCGACATCCACACCAAGGAGGCCCTGCACGCCGGGGAGAGCGCGGTGCGCCTGAGCCTGGTCGCGGCCTGGCGTGAGGCCACGGTGTTCACCGACGCCGAGCGCGCCGCCCTGGAACTCGCTGAGCAGGGCACCCGCATCGCGGACGCGGCCGGGGGTGTCACCGACGAGGCGTGGGCGGACGCCGCCAAGCACTACGACGAGGACCAGCTCGCCGCGTTGGTGTCGGGCATCTCCATCATCAACGCCTTCAACCGCCTGAACGTCTTCACCCAGCGGCCCGCCGGCGACTACAAGGGTCGGCCAGCTCGGCTAGCGGGCCAGTTGGCGGTCCGGGCGACTGGCCGGGTCACCTGA
- the sigJ gene encoding RNA polymerase sigma factor SigJ, with amino-acid sequence MRTQFKPGDGRHDPSLSTVMSERRQLINLAYRLLGSLADAEDVVQEAYVRWYAMTPQQREAVESPGGWLTKVAGRICLDQLRSARARRESYVGEWIPEPLPDRTEWAGGRPGGANADPADRVTLDESVNMAFLVVLESMTPAERVAFILHDVFRYSFAEVAEVVGRSPAACRQLASSARRRMRASDAPAAPTTTAARRAAVVRDFKHAWETQDIAALIGLLDPDATALANGGGLVNAAPHPISGSAEIAAYVVAIAGRAPDQTLLERTVNGQPGLVIQQDGTTTAVLAFHITGDRITHFWAVRNPEKLRPWMAG; translated from the coding sequence ATGAGGACCCAGTTCAAGCCCGGAGACGGACGGCATGACCCGAGCCTGAGCACGGTCATGAGTGAGCGGCGCCAGCTGATCAATCTCGCGTACCGGCTCCTCGGCTCGCTGGCCGACGCCGAGGACGTCGTACAGGAGGCCTACGTCCGCTGGTACGCCATGACCCCGCAGCAGCGGGAGGCCGTCGAATCCCCCGGGGGCTGGCTGACGAAGGTCGCGGGGCGCATCTGTCTCGACCAGCTCCGCTCGGCGCGTGCCCGGCGCGAGAGCTACGTGGGTGAATGGATCCCGGAGCCGCTGCCCGACCGCACGGAGTGGGCCGGCGGGCGGCCGGGCGGCGCGAACGCCGACCCTGCCGACCGTGTCACGCTCGACGAGTCGGTCAACATGGCCTTCCTCGTCGTGCTCGAATCGATGACCCCGGCTGAACGCGTCGCGTTCATCCTGCACGACGTCTTCCGCTACTCCTTCGCCGAAGTGGCCGAGGTCGTCGGCCGGAGCCCGGCGGCCTGCCGCCAGCTGGCCTCTTCGGCACGCCGCCGCATGCGCGCCTCGGACGCCCCCGCGGCTCCGACGACGACGGCGGCCCGCCGCGCCGCCGTCGTCAGGGACTTCAAGCACGCCTGGGAAACCCAGGACATCGCCGCGCTCATCGGCCTGCTCGACCCCGACGCCACGGCTCTCGCCAACGGCGGCGGCCTGGTCAACGCCGCGCCCCACCCCATCTCGGGAAGCGCGGAGATCGCGGCCTACGTGGTCGCCATCGCGGGCAGGGCGCCCGACCAGACCCTCCTGGAGCGCACGGTCAACGGCCAGCCAGGCCTGGTGATCCAGCAGGACGGAACCACCACGGCGGTCCTCGCCTTCCACATCACGGGCGACCGGATCACGCACTTCTGGGCGGTACGGAACCCGGAGAAGCTGCGGCCTTGGATGGCGGGCTGA
- a CDS encoding DUF4232 domain-containing protein, with translation MPSSSCPASGVRVEPGMVEAAMGLRAMRVTVTNCGKGVYRLKGYPKLRVLDERREPLDVQILEGPEPVTTMDDPGPHPVSLKRGEEAHTVLVWRNTVTDTTTTAVSGTYLEVTPAPGTRPGTVTPEGGIDLGNTGRIGTTAWQRSPADDADPSRPTAPAPSTPAS, from the coding sequence GTGCCCTCGTCCTCGTGCCCGGCGTCCGGTGTCCGTGTCGAGCCGGGCATGGTCGAGGCCGCCATGGGGCTGCGCGCGATGCGGGTGACCGTGACCAACTGCGGCAAGGGCGTCTACCGCCTGAAGGGCTATCCGAAGCTGCGGGTTCTCGACGAGCGCCGCGAACCCCTCGACGTACAGATCCTCGAAGGGCCCGAGCCCGTCACCACGATGGACGACCCCGGGCCGCACCCCGTCTCGCTCAAGCGGGGCGAGGAGGCGCACACCGTGCTCGTCTGGCGCAACACCGTCACCGACACGACGACCACCGCCGTCAGCGGCACCTATCTGGAGGTCACCCCGGCCCCGGGCACCCGCCCCGGCACCGTGACCCCCGAGGGCGGCATCGACCTCGGCAACACCGGCCGCATCGGCACGACCGCCTGGCAGCGGAGTCCGGCGGACGACGCCGACCCGTCCAGGCCTACGGCACCCGCGCCGTCCACTCCGGCGAGCTGA